Genomic DNA from Poecilia reticulata strain Guanapo unplaced genomic scaffold, Guppy_female_1.0+MT scaffold_2231, whole genome shotgun sequence:
AAAATAACGATGAGTAACGATTCGTTTCTCTGCTTGCAGCTCCATGGTGATCAGAGACCTGACTCTGCGCAGCGCCGCCAGCTTCGGCTCGTTCCATCTGATCCGCCTGCTTTACGACGAGTACATGTTCTACCTGGTGGAGCACCGCGTTGCCCAGGCAACCGGAGAAACTCCCATAGCTGTGATGGGAGAGGTAAGACAGATCAGAGTGGGYAGATGAATCGGTTTTTATCAAAGTTCCTGtttaatttgtggaaaattaggattattttttcatcaatacattCTTTGGGTTTCCATAGTGACGTTAGCAAACCAAGAACTACCGTCTGCGTTTGACAAGATggcttctatttattttgactttgaattcATATCAAGTCAAATGTCGGTAAAAATTTTCTTAaggaaaaaagtgaagaaaactaAATTGATTAAAAKCATTATCAGAttttaatgatgatgatgatgcctGTGTTCCAGATCGCACAGCCCCACCTGGAACACATGCTGAAGTTTTCATAACTMTTGATTTTTCTATCGTTCTGCCACATGGAGCCAtaggtataaaaataaaaacatgccacTTGTGCTGCTTTGGTTTGCTGTCAAACATAATTCCAGTAAAAAACATTAGACGCCGTCAGGATGTGAACAACTAgaacatgtttaaaaactgtTAGCAAAGCACCGTTAGCCTAAAGTCTcgttattttgttctgtttacaAATTCTCCCTCTAATCTCAACTTCCAGTTCAGCGACCTGAGCTCCATGATGCCGTCACTCCTGGAGAAGGGTAAGCGTTTGTTTTCTGAAACCCCGGTTGCCATAGCAACGCGTTTTAACGGGCAGACRAAAACGGAGaatcctcttcctctccctcagATGCGTCGTTCTCAGACGAGATGAGCAACCTGGACGGCGACGGCGCTCCGACCGAGCCGGCGGTGAAGAGGGAGAGGATTGAAATAGGCCACCCTCTGCAGGAAATGTGAGTCCGGTCTGATCGGACCGGAAGCAGCAGAACGAGTGCAATGTAAATAGAGAAGAGTGCAGAAGCAGTAGAAGTGTTTATAAAGATGGTGTACCCCCCCAACCTGCCCccccctctcacacacacagtttttATTCGCTGTCGTTTCACAGGGGTGTAACAGACCTCgtcgttttctgttt
This window encodes:
- the LOC103461554 gene encoding DNA-binding protein RFX2-like — protein: MVIRDLTLRSAASFGSFHLIRLLYDEYMFYLVEHRVAQATGETPIAVMGEFSDLSSMMPSLLEKDASFSDEMSNLDGDGAPTEPAVKRERIEIGHPLQEM